One genomic region from Thermoleptolyngbya sichuanensis A183 encodes:
- a CDS encoding SWIM zinc finger family protein produces the protein MTQYDAQPSREWWAQRWVDVLESFGWVRRLARARNYAREGNVLSIEFRGAKVHARVQGTAPEPYKVTLSLDPFDDEQWQYVIESLSQQAIFSAKLLAGEMPQNIEEVFTANGLSLFPFTKFDIHSRCSCPDPANPCKHIGAVYYVLGDRFSEDPFVLFQLRGRTKEQIISELRRLRSASPDAPPPEETLNPLTAPPVSASSAIALQTFWKYDQQLEPSLVVIAPPPSSETVLDLLGQMPLRSEGSTSGSVSAHAVNEYLRSLYSQVAQQAVLSAMTAGTRPEES, from the coding sequence ATGACTCAGTATGACGCGCAGCCAAGTCGGGAATGGTGGGCCCAGCGCTGGGTTGATGTGCTGGAGTCGTTTGGCTGGGTGCGTCGTCTGGCCCGCGCCCGCAACTATGCCCGCGAAGGCAATGTGCTGTCGATTGAATTTCGCGGCGCGAAGGTTCATGCGCGGGTTCAGGGCACTGCGCCAGAGCCATACAAGGTCACGCTGTCCCTCGATCCGTTTGATGATGAGCAGTGGCAGTATGTGATTGAATCTCTGTCTCAGCAGGCGATTTTTTCTGCCAAACTGCTGGCGGGCGAGATGCCGCAGAATATTGAAGAAGTTTTTACGGCTAACGGACTGAGCCTGTTCCCGTTTACCAAGTTTGATATCCACAGCCGCTGTTCTTGCCCAGACCCGGCGAATCCCTGCAAGCACATTGGGGCGGTGTATTATGTCCTGGGCGATCGCTTTAGTGAAGATCCCTTCGTCCTGTTTCAGTTGCGGGGGCGCACCAAGGAGCAGATTATCAGCGAGTTGCGTCGGCTCCGCAGCGCCAGTCCCGATGCGCCGCCGCCAGAAGAAACACTCAATCCGCTAACCGCTCCGCCAGTTTCCGCGTCTTCGGCGATCGCCCTGCAAACCTTCTGGAAGTATGACCAGCAGCTAGAGCCGTCGCTGGTGGTCATTGCGCCGCCGCCCAGTTCAGAAACCGTCCTCGATTTGCTGGGGCAGATGCCGCTGCGTTCCGAGGGCAGTACGTCGGGGTCGGTTTCTGCCCATGCGGTGAATGAGTATCTCCGCAGCCTCTACAGTCAGGTAGCGCAGCAGGCCGTGCTGTCCGCGATGACGGCTGGAACCCGGCCAGAAGAAAGCTGA
- a CDS encoding DUF760 domain-containing protein has product MNFDPDSTELFGSSAEEMQANELLKYLQHQSPEVLARVARSVSPEIKDIISQNVQGLVGMLPSEAFTMQITTDRDNLAGLLASAMMTGYFLRRMEQRMELEVSVADAFGSFRDSGDESSGS; this is encoded by the coding sequence ATGAACTTTGACCCCGACAGCACCGAACTGTTTGGCAGTAGCGCCGAAGAGATGCAAGCCAACGAACTGTTGAAGTATCTCCAGCACCAGTCGCCAGAGGTGCTGGCGCGAGTGGCTCGGTCTGTCAGCCCAGAAATCAAAGATATCATTTCGCAAAATGTGCAGGGTCTGGTGGGGATGCTGCCCTCAGAAGCTTTCACGATGCAAATCACAACCGATCGCGACAATCTGGCGGGGCTGCTCGCCTCTGCCATGATGACAGGCTATTTCCTGCGGCGCATGGAGCAGCGCATGGAGCTAGAAGTCAGCGTGGCTGATGCGTTTGGCTCGTTTCGCGATAGCGGCGATGAGTCGTCTGGCAGCTAG
- a CDS encoding HhoA/HhoB/HtrA family serine endopeptidase — protein sequence MVKSLKSWGTYAAVLVMGVGLGMAGHATWQSFSPVRTPQPLTNRSPANMPPSLAPVANESPPAPPSVPSAQPYNFIAAAAERVGPAVVRIDASRTVSRVPPGASPFFRRFFGEEGPSAPERLRRGTGSGFVISPNGQIITNAHVVEGADTVRVTLRDGREFEGRVVGADEVTDVAAIAIDATDLPTVTLGGSTNLVPGQWAIAIGNPLGLDNTVTAGIISATGRSSSEVGSPDRRVRFIQTDAAINPGNSGGPLLNDQGEVIGMNTAIRANAQGLGFAIPIETAKRIADQLFATGQVAHPFLGIQMTNLTPALKEELQKNVEDPPFDPSKLAVDRGVLILQVLENTPAATAGLQPGDVILKVGGVPVNTASDVQEQVDGSKIGDLLALEINREGEVLEIGVRPTTLPRSQN from the coding sequence ATGGTCAAATCTTTGAAATCTTGGGGCACGTATGCCGCCGTGCTGGTGATGGGTGTGGGTCTGGGCATGGCCGGACACGCGACCTGGCAGTCGTTCAGCCCCGTCCGCACCCCTCAGCCTTTGACCAATCGCAGCCCTGCCAACATGCCACCGTCCCTGGCACCCGTGGCGAACGAATCGCCGCCTGCGCCGCCGAGTGTTCCCAGTGCCCAACCCTATAACTTCATTGCGGCTGCCGCAGAGCGCGTTGGCCCGGCCGTGGTGCGGATTGATGCATCCCGCACCGTGAGCCGGGTTCCGCCAGGAGCCAGCCCCTTCTTTCGTCGATTTTTTGGCGAGGAGGGCCCGAGCGCCCCGGAGCGGCTGCGGCGGGGCACGGGGTCTGGCTTTGTGATTTCACCCAATGGGCAGATCATCACCAATGCCCATGTTGTGGAAGGAGCCGACACGGTGCGTGTGACGCTGAGGGACGGGCGCGAGTTTGAGGGCCGGGTGGTGGGTGCAGATGAGGTGACGGATGTGGCGGCGATCGCCATCGATGCGACCGATTTGCCAACTGTGACGCTGGGCGGCTCGACCAACTTGGTTCCGGGACAATGGGCGATCGCCATCGGCAATCCTTTGGGACTGGACAACACGGTGACGGCGGGCATCATCAGCGCTACAGGACGCTCCAGTTCCGAAGTCGGTAGCCCCGATCGGCGAGTTCGTTTCATCCAAACCGACGCAGCGATTAATCCCGGCAATTCCGGCGGCCCGCTGCTCAACGACCAAGGCGAGGTCATTGGCATGAACACGGCCATTCGCGCCAACGCGCAGGGGCTGGGTTTCGCCATCCCAATCGAAACCGCCAAGCGAATTGCCGACCAGCTTTTTGCCACGGGACAGGTCGCGCATCCGTTTTTGGGCATTCAAATGACCAACCTTACCCCGGCGCTCAAGGAAGAATTGCAGAAAAACGTCGAAGACCCGCCCTTCGATCCGTCAAAACTCGCGGTCGATCGGGGCGTTCTCATTCTCCAGGTATTGGAAAATACCCCCGCTGCCACGGCCGGACTTCAGCCCGGAGACGTGATTCTGAAGGTGGGTGGCGTTCCTGTTAACACTGCATCCGACGTGCAGGAGCAGGTGGATGGCAGCAAAATCGGCGATCTGTTGGCGCTAGAAATTAACCGGGAGGGTGAGGTTTTGGAAATTGGCGTGCGGCCCACAACCCTGCCGCGATCGCAGAATTAA
- a CDS encoding LysM peptidoglycan-binding domain-containing M23 family metallopeptidase has product MSEKFQAYRKRRGADLGGMVLLGLGVVGMSQGAIAQASLPDPSPARALSIAQAADAPTDSLCPAPVLSRMTRYQTRAGDTIASLAQRHNLTAETLIGMNSVLRQGNPPVGTSLLIPPINGLRVEVPSGRTWRDLAQQYRVRADVLFEANGCRPPGRVAFIPGATLSSANPAAGDTAVGAAADPNARPRITSPDRAAAILRTHPLGSPTVALVIKGYGWQIDPRSGQVVFNSGVDLAASEGNPVVSAGEGTVAFAANQGNYGNLVVVNHPEGLQTRYAQLGTIQVQVGQRVQAGDRLGTVGRSAPDQEPLLRFEVRSNSDLGWVAQDPSLYFQDMRVGQ; this is encoded by the coding sequence ATGAGCGAGAAATTTCAGGCATATCGCAAGCGCCGGGGCGCTGATTTGGGTGGGATGGTTTTGCTGGGATTGGGGGTCGTAGGTATGAGCCAAGGGGCGATCGCCCAAGCCAGCCTGCCCGATCCGTCCCCAGCCCGTGCCCTATCGATTGCCCAGGCCGCCGATGCACCCACCGACTCGCTCTGCCCTGCGCCCGTGCTGTCCCGGATGACCCGCTACCAGACCCGCGCCGGAGACACGATCGCCAGCCTAGCCCAGCGCCACAACCTGACGGCAGAAACCCTGATCGGCATGAACTCTGTGCTGCGGCAGGGCAATCCGCCCGTGGGAACCAGTCTGCTGATTCCGCCGATCAACGGGCTGCGGGTAGAGGTTCCGTCCGGACGCACCTGGCGAGACTTGGCGCAGCAATATCGCGTGCGGGCAGATGTGCTGTTTGAGGCAAACGGCTGTCGCCCGCCGGGTCGGGTTGCGTTCATCCCCGGTGCAACGCTATCTTCGGCAAACCCGGCAGCCGGAGATACAGCAGTGGGGGCTGCGGCCGACCCCAACGCTCGCCCCAGAATTACCAGCCCCGATCGGGCGGCGGCGATTCTGAGAACCCACCCCCTGGGTAGCCCAACGGTGGCGCTGGTGATCAAGGGCTATGGCTGGCAAATCGATCCGCGATCGGGGCAGGTCGTGTTTAACAGCGGCGTAGACCTGGCAGCCAGTGAAGGAAACCCGGTGGTGTCAGCGGGCGAGGGCACAGTCGCCTTTGCGGCCAATCAAGGAAACTACGGCAACCTAGTCGTCGTCAATCATCCCGAAGGGTTGCAAACGCGATACGCCCAGTTGGGGACGATTCAGGTGCAGGTGGGGCAGCGGGTGCAGGCGGGCGATCGCCTCGGCACGGTTGGTCGCAGCGCCCCTGATCAGGAACCCCTGCTGCGGTTTGAAGTCCGCTCAAATTCTGACCTGGGCTGGGTCGCGCAAGATCCAAGCCTATATTTTCAGGACATGCGAGTAGGACAGTAG
- a CDS encoding Sll0314/Alr1548 family TPR repeat-containing protein, producing MSIAAVLVSRRSGGVRNSQPGRQTGRSPAQQLWRSLGSVAGGLAIALHSLALPALADPFRSANPRNIDRTTEAAFIAMFAEGNYAQAAALLENASRNEPLAHALAASLAYLNRDWDTLRDRATQTRRSAERLMQSDPLRGNIYRAVGHFLEGGYAVSTQSTVAATPTVLRELQRAFSALGEAERIAPDDPELNLVKGYIELFLATNLPFSSPEQALEKLQNFAGPEYLAQRGIAIGYRDLEQFEPAMAAVDQALAETPDNPDLYYLKAQILVRQEKYRESLEFFQRALEKEDQLPQRHANQIAWEACRAESVVEGLRDGVSRQRCNPLLRRR from the coding sequence ATGTCGATTGCAGCGGTTCTCGTCTCGCGCCGGAGTGGCGGTGTCCGCAATTCCCAGCCCGGTCGCCAAACGGGGCGATCGCCCGCCCAGCAACTCTGGCGATCGCTCGGTTCGGTGGCCGGAGGGCTGGCGATCGCGCTTCACAGTTTGGCACTGCCCGCCCTAGCCGATCCGTTTCGCAGCGCCAACCCCCGCAACATCGACCGCACCACCGAAGCCGCCTTCATCGCCATGTTTGCCGAAGGCAACTACGCTCAAGCGGCAGCCTTGTTAGAGAACGCCTCGCGCAATGAGCCGCTGGCCCACGCCCTGGCCGCGTCGCTGGCCTACCTGAACCGGGATTGGGATACCCTGCGCGATCGCGCAACCCAGACTCGGCGATCGGCAGAACGGCTGATGCAAAGCGATCCGCTGCGGGGCAACATTTACCGAGCGGTGGGACACTTCCTGGAAGGCGGGTATGCCGTCTCCACCCAAAGCACCGTTGCCGCCACGCCCACCGTCCTCCGTGAACTTCAGCGAGCCTTCAGCGCCTTGGGCGAGGCCGAACGCATCGCCCCCGACGATCCAGAGCTAAATTTGGTGAAGGGATACATCGAACTGTTCCTGGCCACAAACCTGCCCTTTAGCAGCCCAGAACAGGCTTTGGAAAAGCTGCAAAATTTCGCCGGGCCCGAATACCTGGCGCAGCGGGGAATCGCCATCGGCTATCGGGATCTGGAACAGTTTGAACCCGCGATGGCGGCGGTTGACCAGGCCCTCGCAGAAACGCCTGACAATCCCGATCTTTACTATCTCAAGGCACAGATTCTAGTGCGCCAGGAGAAGTATCGTGAAAGCTTGGAGTTCTTTCAGCGGGCGCTGGAAAAAGAAGACCAGCTTCCCCAACGCCACGCTAACCAAATCGCCTGGGAGGCCTGTCGTGCTGAGAGCGTAGTCGAAGGGTTGCGAGATGGTGTGAGCCGTCAGCGCTGCAACCCGCTGCTGCGTCGTCGCTAG
- a CDS encoding class I SAM-dependent methyltransferase — MALIFKDYFSRQASRYAKYRPGYPDELYAYLVKTATKHDAAWDCATGNGQVAVGLVPHFATIYATDASASQIANAFPHERIQYSVAPAEASGLPDHCVDLITVGLALHWLPLDGFYAEVNRVGRPGGVIAAWCSDLFRVAEATPAVSALIDELYALIMPMQLPEVQLVHDHYQTVPFPFEELPAPTFRQTVQWTPEIILGCVSTWSAVQRYADAEGWAGLKEWGDRLSAAWGDPTLPKTVCWDIFLRAGQI; from the coding sequence GTGGCTCTTATTTTCAAAGACTATTTCTCGCGTCAGGCAAGCCGCTACGCCAAGTATCGTCCGGGCTATCCCGACGAGCTATACGCCTACCTAGTCAAAACGGCAACAAAACACGACGCAGCCTGGGATTGCGCCACGGGCAACGGGCAAGTTGCGGTCGGGCTAGTGCCTCATTTTGCAACCATCTACGCGACGGATGCCAGCGCCAGCCAAATCGCCAACGCCTTTCCCCACGAGCGAATTCAGTATTCGGTTGCGCCCGCAGAGGCCAGCGGTCTGCCCGACCACTGCGTAGACCTGATTACGGTCGGGCTGGCGCTGCACTGGCTGCCGCTAGACGGGTTCTATGCTGAGGTGAATCGCGTGGGCCGTCCGGGCGGCGTGATTGCGGCCTGGTGCAGCGATTTATTCCGGGTCGCCGAGGCCACACCCGCCGTGTCCGCACTAATCGACGAACTCTATGCGCTCATCATGCCCATGCAGCTGCCCGAAGTGCAACTGGTGCATGACCACTATCAGACTGTTCCATTTCCGTTTGAGGAACTGCCTGCGCCCACCTTTCGCCAGACCGTGCAGTGGACTCCGGAAATCATTTTGGGCTGCGTTTCTACCTGGTCTGCGGTACAGCGCTATGCCGACGCAGAGGGCTGGGCGGGATTGAAAGAGTGGGGCGATCGCCTTTCGGCTGCCTGGGGCGACCCGACCCTGCCCAAAACCGTCTGCTGGGATATTTTTCTACGAGCCGGGCAGATATAG
- a CDS encoding DUF3181 family protein, which translates to MAYSNSSEAIEALAAELGKEVYIDVAKWHLYLRDAHLNTPLAEQIYPLLEKGVPTEDEVLGILRGIPVKLGGGKHEVSLLDLLPVQSQIQLMDIVEAFQQKL; encoded by the coding sequence ATGGCATATTCCAATTCTTCCGAAGCCATCGAGGCCCTGGCCGCAGAACTGGGCAAAGAGGTGTATATCGACGTAGCCAAGTGGCATCTGTATCTCCGCGATGCTCACCTCAACACCCCCCTGGCAGAGCAGATCTATCCCTTGCTTGAAAAAGGCGTGCCGACCGAGGACGAGGTGCTGGGGATTCTGCGCGGCATTCCCGTCAAGCTAGGTGGCGGCAAGCACGAAGTCTCTCTGCTGGATCTGCTGCCCGTGCAGTCCCAAATCCAATTGATGGACATTGTGGAAGCGTTTCAGCAAAAGCTCTGA
- a CDS encoding 2TM domain-containing protein has product MPPRWPREPDRNDPAFRKLDDRMTFATHVAAFIAVNSGVWFFRLVQAQTWPWTVWFSGLWLAALVAHGVYIFAIADYSGPVTKPNAKSP; this is encoded by the coding sequence ATGCCTCCCCGCTGGCCCCGCGAACCCGACCGCAACGACCCCGCCTTTCGCAAGCTAGACGACCGCATGACCTTTGCCACCCACGTTGCAGCGTTCATTGCGGTCAACTCTGGCGTGTGGTTCTTTCGACTTGTGCAAGCGCAGACCTGGCCCTGGACCGTGTGGTTTAGTGGGCTATGGCTGGCGGCCTTGGTGGCGCATGGGGTCTATATCTTTGCGATCGCCGACTATTCTGGCCCGGTTACCAAGCCCAACGCAAAATCCCCTTGA
- the moaC gene encoding cyclic pyranopterin monophosphate synthase MoaC: protein MNQNSAEKSLPNLTHLEATGQAHMVDVSAKAATVRTAIALGQIQMQPETLAAIEAGNAPKGDVLGTARLAGIMAAKQTAHLIPLCHPLPLQKVDVQITPNPDLPGYDIRAEVRLKAETGVEMEALTAVSVAALTLYDMAKALEKSMKITNIRLLSKTGGKSGDYLAAQ from the coding sequence ATGAACCAAAATTCTGCTGAAAAATCTCTGCCCAACCTGACCCATCTGGAGGCAACCGGGCAGGCACACATGGTGGATGTGTCAGCTAAGGCAGCCACCGTGCGGACGGCGATCGCCCTGGGGCAAATCCAGATGCAGCCCGAAACCCTGGCGGCCATTGAAGCGGGCAATGCACCCAAGGGCGACGTGCTGGGCACAGCCAGATTGGCGGGCATCATGGCAGCCAAGCAAACCGCTCACCTGATTCCCCTCTGTCACCCGCTCCCCCTGCAAAAAGTAGACGTTCAAATTACGCCAAATCCAGACCTGCCCGGTTACGACATCCGCGCTGAGGTGCGCCTCAAAGCCGAAACAGGAGTGGAAATGGAAGCGTTAACCGCCGTTTCGGTCGCAGCACTGACGCTCTACGACATGGCCAAAGCCCTGGAAAAATCGATGAAAATTACGAACATTCGCCTGCTCAGCAAAACGGGCGGCAAGTCGGGCGATTATCTGGCCGCGCAATAG
- a CDS encoding GspE/PulE/PilB domain-containing protein, translating to MTSPLNKKVGATSADAQYRSVLSHFSDSLAQSLDLQQMFVLIDGILPFEACLYYQVLPLKLEDNCLLLGMVNPEDSPAADYVRRIIAYHNYYPKPQPISSDALQASLSAYLHYTGSRAAQPSPPAGAEETDRSGDRANARDEAEVDRRSRVAPRIRTEQKLDRNTQPTLVVDSPEDLSQELAPPRFRPIYAPSDTPPAAPEPAPEPVQPEPVQPALVAEPEGRSPENPFEPFPDLDSLSDVASASRVEARPEPIHGEPKVALSRDSAEENPVSSPPTAKRSAEAPPSEAVFLDEDELAESISAIQRQEEPLPTPAIAPDIPLDTLQDYLATFINVEQPPQVPTQLMTPIPPLVVQLNHLSRPAETLATLPPPELLQELLGRVLIGGIGRLYFEHQPRYGRILWSQNGVLQSVIDRLDLRHFRGIIAELKQLAGLPLVPVEQPRQVEIERLHERTRLLLRFRFIPTEQGEEATLQILRGAALKFYQQQQIATLERDALRIARQLQTKLNEIRDRARLESGMVAAKLEVLPALSQIIKTIEEQVDSLKPEPVDSLEDAPP from the coding sequence ATGACCTCCCCGCTCAACAAAAAAGTCGGGGCAACATCTGCCGACGCTCAGTATCGGTCGGTTTTGTCTCATTTTTCAGACAGCCTCGCGCAGTCGCTAGACCTCCAGCAGATGTTTGTCCTGATTGACGGCATCTTGCCCTTTGAAGCGTGTTTGTATTATCAAGTGCTGCCGCTAAAGCTGGAAGACAACTGCCTGCTGCTGGGCATGGTCAACCCCGAAGACAGCCCGGCCGCAGACTATGTGCGCCGCATTATCGCCTACCACAACTACTATCCCAAGCCCCAGCCGATTTCGTCTGATGCGCTCCAGGCATCCCTTTCTGCCTATTTGCACTATACGGGCAGCCGCGCCGCCCAGCCCAGTCCACCCGCTGGCGCAGAAGAGACAGATCGTTCGGGCGATCGCGCCAACGCCAGGGATGAGGCGGAAGTCGATCGTCGTTCACGAGTTGCCCCCCGCATCCGCACCGAGCAAAAGCTAGACCGCAATACCCAGCCAACGCTGGTGGTCGATAGCCCAGAAGATCTGAGCCAGGAGCTGGCGCCGCCCCGGTTTCGGCCGATTTATGCGCCCTCGGATACGCCACCCGCCGCACCAGAGCCAGCGCCGGAACCTGTTCAGCCGGAACCCGTTCAGCCTGCTCTGGTAGCAGAGCCAGAAGGGCGATCGCCCGAAAATCCCTTCGAGCCATTTCCAGATCTGGACTCGCTTTCCGATGTAGCCAGTGCATCACGGGTTGAAGCAAGACCAGAGCCAATTCACGGTGAACCCAAGGTGGCGCTGAGCCGCGATTCTGCGGAAGAGAATCCGGTTTCGTCCCCGCCCACGGCAAAGCGGAGTGCCGAAGCCCCACCCTCGGAGGCAGTGTTTTTGGATGAAGACGAGCTAGCAGAATCCATCTCTGCGATTCAAAGGCAGGAAGAGCCGTTGCCCACCCCAGCGATCGCCCCGGATATTCCCCTGGACACTCTGCAAGATTACCTCGCGACCTTCATCAACGTCGAGCAGCCGCCCCAAGTGCCGACGCAGTTAATGACACCGATTCCGCCGCTCGTCGTGCAGCTAAATCATCTCAGCCGCCCAGCAGAAACCCTGGCCACCCTGCCACCCCCAGAATTGCTGCAAGAACTGCTGGGACGAGTCCTGATCGGCGGCATTGGGCGGCTCTATTTCGAGCATCAGCCCCGCTATGGACGCATTCTCTGGAGCCAAAACGGGGTGCTGCAATCTGTCATCGATCGCCTGGATTTGCGCCATTTTCGAGGCATCATCGCCGAACTGAAGCAGCTTGCTGGGCTGCCGCTGGTGCCAGTCGAACAGCCCCGCCAGGTTGAAATCGAGCGATTGCACGAGCGGACAAGACTCCTGCTGCGCTTCCGCTTTATCCCTACCGAACAGGGCGAAGAGGCGACGCTACAAATTTTACGCGGAGCCGCGCTGAAGTTTTATCAGCAGCAGCAAATCGCTACGTTAGAGCGAGATGCCCTGCGAATTGCCCGACAGCTCCAGACCAAGCTAAACGAAATCCGCGATCGCGCTCGCCTAGAGTCGGGCATGGTCGCTGCGAAGCTGGAGGTGTTGCCCGCCCTCAGCCAAATTATCAAAACCATTGAGGAACAGGTAGACAGCCTGAAACCGGAACCTGTTGATTCTCTGGAAGATGCGCCCCCTTGA